Proteins encoded together in one Coffea arabica cultivar ET-39 chromosome 2c, Coffea Arabica ET-39 HiFi, whole genome shotgun sequence window:
- the LOC140035184 gene encoding uncharacterized protein — translation MSHSNFQTAQIMPIKTIPSTQTLSSKISLLPPSTVPLYPLPSQAAAVKLCKPLLIKASSTSSSSSSGLVDRVGGTVPHLERCFQALPAVDSAAASLSSSPVMKKDYGAFGAVTLEKSKLDMTQKQAKSSPELATGGGGGDIGKKINHGGGDGGDDDGDDDSYFDDFDDGDEGDEGGLFRRRIVFQELFDRKFVDAVLSEWQRTMMDLPAGFRQAYEMGLVSSAQMVKFLAINARPTTTRFISRSLPQGLSRAFIGRMIADPAFLYKLLLEQATTIGCSVWWEVKNRKERIKKEWDLALINVLTVTACNAIVVWSLAPCRSYGNTFRFDLQNTLQKLPNNIFEMSYPMREFDLQKRVHSFFYKAAGLCMVGLTAGAVQGAVSNLAATKKEGRLSVTIPSVSTNALGYGAFLGLYANLRYQLLCGFDRAVVNYFDVIGVGLFFSTALRVLNVQLGETSRLAWLGVEVDPLAESDLLKAYNRPSESVNRTSPSKWFISKNAIVSGLGLLGIKQLEGDSTTEGEAPTPKVRRKRVVRKKAARSQV, via the exons ATGTCCCACTCAAATTTTCAAACAGCCCAAATCATGCCAATCAAAACCATTCCGTCCACCCAAACCTTATCGtccaaaatttcacttttacCTCCTTCCACTGTTCCTCTCTACCCACTCCCGTCGCAGGCCGCCGCTGTTAAGCTTTGCAAGCCTCTTTTAATTAAAGCCTcctccacctcctcctcctcgtCGTCTGGGTTGGTTGATAGAGTTGGAGGCACTGTTCCTCACCTGGAGCGGTGTTTTCAGGCTCTGCCGGCGGTGGATtccgcggctgcttcgttgtcGTCGTCTCCCGTTATGAAGAAGGATTACGGAGCTTTTGGTGCTGTTACGTTGGAAAAATCGAAGCTTGACATGACGCAGAAGCAAGCCAAGTCTAGTCCCGAg CTGGCAActggtggaggtggtggtgatattggaaagaaaattaatcatgGTGGTGGTGATGGGGGTGATGATGATGGTGATGACGATTCCTACTTTGATGACTTTGATGATGGTGATGAGGGGGATGAAGGTGGACTTTTTAGGCGAAGGATTGTATTCCAGGAG TTATTTGACCGAAAATTTGTTGATGCGGTATTGAGTGAGTGGCAGAGGACAATGATGGATTTGCCAGCTGGATTTCGGCAAGCTTATGAAATG GGTTTGGTGAGCTCTGCTcaaatggtgaagtttttggctATTAATGCCAGGCCTACTACTACTAGGTTCATTTCTCGTTCGCTTCCTCAAGGGCTGTCTAGGGCATTTATTGGCAG GATGATTGCAGATCCAGCATTTCTTTATAAGCTGCTTCTGGAACAGGCAACTACAATTGGTTGCTCTGTTTGGTGGGAGGTGAAAAATCGCAAGGAGAG GATAAAGAAAGAATGGGATCTTGCCCTCATTAATGTGCTCACAGTGACGGCTTGCAATGCTATTGTTGTTTGGTCGCTTGCTCCTTGTCGTTCATATGGGAATACATTTCGGTTTGATTTGCAGAATACATTGCAAaagcttccaaacaacattTTTGAAATGAGTTATCCTATGAGAGAATTTGATTTGCAAAAGAGGGTTCATTCTTTCTTCTACAAGGCTGCTGGATTGTGTATGGTTGGGTTAACTGCTGGAGCTGTGCAGGGAGCAGTTTCAAATCTTGCTGCCACCAAAAAGGAGGGAAG GTTATCTGTAACTATTCCCTCTGTAAGCACTAATGCTCTTGGTTATGGAGCCTTCCTTGGCTTATATGCGAACCTGCGCTATCAGCTATTGTGTGGATTCGATAGAGCAGTAGTGAACTATTTTGATGTCATTGGAGTGGGTCTGTTCTTTAGCACAGCCTTAAG GGTCTTGAATGTTCAATTAGGAGAGACATCGAGGTTGGCTTGGCTTGGTGTGGAGGTGGATCCCCTGGCCGAGTCAGATCTCTTGAAAGCGTACAATAGACCATCAGAAAGTGTCAATAGGACTTCCccttcaaaatggttcatatcCAAGAATgcaattgtttctggacttggTCTTCTGGGCATTAAACAGTTGGAGGGCGACTCTACAACTGAGGGTGAAGCACCTACTCCAAAGGTTCGAAGGAAGAGAGTTGTGCGGAAAAAGGCGGCGAGAAGTCAAGTATAG